Proteins encoded by one window of Enterococcus saccharolyticus subsp. saccharolyticus:
- a CDS encoding DNA-deoxyinosine glycosylase — protein MNLGLPLFYDEQTKVLIIGSAPSEQSLRAQQYYANKGNQFWRVLFQALDVPDPQEYHQRLSLLKAHQIGLWDVYERFSRKGSIDHQFQETTINDFSQLLAHAPIKKIIINGKKASEEVQKHHLFPNLPIIHCLSTSGANNGRSIERMHQWQVALADIV, from the coding sequence ATGAATCTAGGTTTACCCCTATTTTATGATGAACAGACAAAAGTGTTAATTATTGGCAGTGCTCCAAGTGAACAATCATTGCGTGCACAACAATATTATGCCAACAAAGGAAATCAATTTTGGCGTGTACTTTTCCAAGCATTAGACGTACCTGATCCACAAGAGTACCACCAGCGCTTAAGCCTTTTAAAAGCCCATCAAATTGGTCTTTGGGATGTATATGAACGTTTTAGCCGCAAAGGTAGTATAGATCATCAATTCCAAGAAACAACGATTAATGATTTTTCACAACTTTTAGCCCACGCACCGATTAAAAAGATTATTATTAACGGAAAGAAAGCTTCTGAAGAAGTTCAAAAACATCACTTATTTCCAAATCTCCCCATTATCCATTGTTTATCGACTAGTGGAGCAAACAATGGACGAAGCATCGAGCGAATGCACCAATGGCAAGTTGCCTTGGCTGACATTGTATGA
- a CDS encoding DEAD/DEAH box helicase: MSFKRFAFQPFIYQALEDKNFSEPTEVQEKLIPVIKKGKSVVGQSQTGSGKTHTFLLPLMDKIDPSKDEVQIVITAPSRELATQIYQAAKQIAQFSTPEIRVTNFVGGTDKQRQLDRLKNQQPHVVIGTPGRILDMMNEQALAVHTALAFVVDEADMTLDMGFLAEVDQIAGRLPDKLQMLVFSATIPEKLRPFLKKYMDNPLIEEIRPKAVISETIDNWLISTKGKNTNALIHDLLTVGHPYLAIVFANTKTRVDEITDYLRGQGLKVAKIHGDITPRERKRVMRQVQNLEYQYVVATDLAARGIDIEGVSHVINAEVPEDLDFFIHRVGRTGRNQLSGTAITLYEPSDEQAINEIEALGVTFKPKEIKQGEIVDTYDRNRRKKREKSRDELDPTLIGLVKKKKKKIKPGYKKKIQWEIDKSNKAKRKVERRQQTRTARKNKKSSNS; encoded by the coding sequence ATGTCATTCAAACGATTTGCATTTCAGCCATTTATTTATCAAGCTTTAGAGGATAAAAATTTCTCGGAGCCAACTGAAGTACAGGAAAAATTAATTCCTGTCATTAAAAAAGGAAAAAGTGTGGTTGGACAATCACAAACAGGAAGTGGAAAAACACATACATTCTTACTCCCTTTAATGGATAAAATTGACCCATCAAAAGATGAAGTTCAAATTGTTATCACTGCACCAAGTCGTGAATTAGCGACACAAATTTATCAAGCAGCTAAACAAATTGCACAATTTTCTACACCAGAAATTCGTGTAACAAACTTTGTTGGGGGCACAGATAAACAGCGCCAATTAGACCGTTTGAAAAATCAACAACCCCATGTTGTTATCGGTACACCTGGACGTATTTTAGATATGATGAATGAACAAGCGTTAGCGGTTCATACTGCTTTAGCCTTTGTTGTCGATGAAGCAGACATGACCCTAGACATGGGATTTTTAGCAGAAGTCGATCAAATTGCTGGCCGTTTACCAGACAAACTACAAATGTTAGTCTTCTCAGCAACAATTCCTGAAAAACTACGTCCTTTCTTGAAAAAATACATGGACAATCCATTGATTGAAGAAATCCGACCTAAAGCTGTTATCTCTGAAACAATTGACAACTGGTTGATTTCAACAAAAGGGAAAAATACGAATGCCTTAATTCATGATTTATTGACTGTTGGGCATCCATATTTGGCGATTGTTTTTGCAAATACCAAGACTCGTGTGGACGAAATCACTGATTATTTACGTGGACAAGGTCTAAAAGTTGCGAAAATTCATGGTGATATTACCCCACGTGAACGTAAACGCGTGATGCGCCAAGTACAAAACTTAGAGTATCAATATGTCGTTGCGACAGATTTAGCGGCTCGTGGAATTGATATTGAAGGGGTATCGCATGTCATTAATGCGGAAGTACCGGAAGATTTAGATTTCTTTATTCATCGGGTTGGTCGTACTGGACGAAATCAACTTTCTGGAACTGCGATTACCTTGTATGAACCAAGTGATGAACAAGCAATTAATGAGATTGAAGCATTAGGCGTAACCTTTAAGCCAAAAGAAATTAAACAAGGCGAAATCGTGGATACTTATGACCGTAACCGTCGTAAAAAACGTGAGAAAAGTCGTGATGAGCTAGACCCAACGTTAATCGGTTTAGTGAAGAAGAAAAAGAAAAAAATCAAACCTGGATACAAGAAAAAAATCCAATGGGAAATTGATAAAAGCAATAAAGCGAAACGTAAAGTGGAGCGTCGTCAACAAACACGTACCGCTAGAAAAAATAAAAAAAGTTCAAATAGTTAA
- a CDS encoding IS110 family transposase, which translates to MFYLGIDIGKRTHVASVMNDEGKVLLKGFSFVNSLDGTHALLERLTSFSDSTEDFLVGMEATGHYWLALFSFLDEQQFLVHVINPIQTDGWRKGTEIRKRKNDSIDSVLIADLIRYGSFNETALADETMFSLRQLTRYRSYLVGTAGDFKRKVIAILDQIFPEYEKVFSKVGIFGKASKAVLSEFSSPDEFNQVSAETLAETLRVASRSRVGQSKAEALKTAAAHSFGVRFAQDAFVFQLRSMIDQLSFLEEQIKRTEEEIAQLMASLHSVIETVPGIGTVLGATILGEIGDIQKFSTPKKLVAYAGIDASVSKSGEYEATHNVMSKRGSPYLRKALFQAALIASRCDPVFKAFYDKKRAEGKHHLTAIGAVSRKLCYIIHAILTKNEPYEIRQ; encoded by the coding sequence ATGTTTTATCTAGGTATTGATATTGGCAAACGAACACACGTCGCTTCCGTCATGAATGACGAAGGAAAAGTCCTACTTAAAGGTTTCTCTTTTGTGAATTCTTTGGACGGTACTCACGCTCTTTTAGAACGACTTACTTCTTTCTCTGATTCCACAGAGGACTTTCTTGTTGGTATGGAAGCCACCGGTCACTATTGGTTAGCCCTTTTCTCATTTCTTGATGAACAACAGTTTCTTGTTCACGTCATCAATCCCATTCAAACAGATGGCTGGAGAAAAGGAACTGAAATTCGTAAACGAAAAAATGATAGTATCGACTCAGTATTAATTGCTGACTTAATTCGCTACGGTTCATTCAACGAAACAGCTTTAGCGGACGAAACCATGTTCTCCTTACGTCAATTGACTCGTTATCGTTCATATCTTGTTGGCACAGCTGGCGACTTTAAACGAAAAGTCATTGCCATACTAGACCAAATCTTTCCTGAGTACGAAAAGGTGTTTTCAAAAGTTGGCATTTTTGGCAAAGCCTCCAAAGCCGTCCTATCTGAGTTTTCGTCTCCTGATGAATTCAATCAAGTTTCTGCCGAAACATTAGCTGAAACACTCCGTGTAGCGAGTCGAAGTCGTGTTGGACAAAGCAAGGCAGAGGCACTGAAAACAGCCGCCGCTCATTCTTTTGGTGTTCGTTTTGCTCAAGATGCCTTTGTTTTTCAATTACGTTCTATGATTGATCAACTCAGCTTTTTAGAAGAACAAATTAAACGAACAGAAGAAGAAATTGCACAATTAATGGCTTCTCTTCATTCGGTCATAGAAACCGTTCCTGGTATTGGAACTGTCCTTGGTGCGACGATTTTAGGTGAAATTGGTGATATTCAGAAATTTTCTACGCCTAAAAAATTAGTAGCCTACGCAGGAATCGATGCGTCTGTCTCAAAATCTGGTGAATATGAAGCCACTCACAACGTGATGAGTAAACGTGGCTCTCCCTACTTAAGAAAAGCACTGTTTCAAGCGGCACTCATTGCGTCCAGATGTGATCCAGTTTTCAAAGCCTTTTATGATAAGAAACGAGCAGAAGGAAAACACCATCTTACAGCGATTGGCGCTGTTTCAAGAAAGCTATGCTATATTATTCATGCCATTCTAACAAAGAATGAACCGTATGAAATTCGTCAGTAG